A region of the Cannabis sativa cultivar Pink pepper isolate KNU-18-1 chromosome 3, ASM2916894v1, whole genome shotgun sequence genome:
aataaaatataacaaaaaaaaaagttactaacCTCTTGATTGTAGATTTCACTAGCTTTCGAAAAATtacctccccggcaacggcgccaaaatttgtttaacgcccaaatgtgacttccactagcggtggttgtagtatagatcgggcggtcgattccacagggaggtgattatggacaaaagcgttagtagaaaaataaaaacaaaaggttaataATAAGTGATAGTAGTAATAAATGATTTTGTGGTTTTTGTTttggtaataaatattaaaggaaaGCAAATAAAGGTGTaatcaataataaaagagagaaaggcttcaagaatcatccatatgcttgtttagctattttgtacctttgattcactaagttgacacaatgatgtaacattaaagttcattatattttgagtatacaagttcttaaaaataaaagaaataatttaatcttatgtagaacctagaaatgacattatacatcaagcaataatgcaataaaagattaaatataaaactaaacatcaatattatttttactaaatagtaacacatagaaagagcatgactaatcctatatatctttagtaaaaataatgacaaagagaTGGAGATGAAGGTGATAGTGAAAGaaatgaacattaatattacttttattaatttttggacacatagggagagcatgactaaacctatatatcatttaacaaaaagtaaataaaaatgaacataaaagatagaaatgagcaatactaccattactataatcactaaataaaaatatatagaaagagcatgactaagtctatatatatatttggtataatagcatagatagtatagatggaagaagaacataaaaataaaagtggaatatgaacttgcattactcaaataaacattacaacaaaaagtgaatcaaagatacaaaataacctcactttgcatatggaatcatccctaaccttccaaggaagattaggccattatgctaatcattctcataaaatttctaaagagaaaagatgagaagaaaagttgagagaattttgctatagtttttctacactaaaaattacactcccaattactaaaatgagctcctatttatagagccataaaaggactaaaaataaataaataaaaatttgggattataaaataaatattaagattaaatttgacatttcaaatcaaaaataaaattaatattatttttgttatcattgtgattttgacttctactctttggatgaaggttgagtgtggaagaggaaaatagggttgatgatgacctagacttatcatcattgcatcacatgctttggaagagacaaaattgatgatgagcttcatgggctaggcttaacctttttgggttgggttgctttggacttcaacaaaaatgtcatttttttcttcatttcttttcaactttgctccttcctctttctttcaacaaaaatacactttaattcctacaagaaagacataaattgaatcaaaatcaaatattttcatttataaaatatattacaataatttcatgaaaatatcaattaaaactcaatttattttatcatttaaaataaataaaagtgtattttttaaccactaatcaactggtccacgtattttgggcgaattctggagcaacaactctctccttcttctttctctcttccttatttttctctcttctctcaaattttaaaaataatttcgcATCACGTCGTTACTCGAATAAgcctaaaaaaatatcattgcGATCTACTCTTCAATATGAACACTTTAAGATGTGTGAAGcatataattttttactatTTCCAGAAAAGAAACCATTTACTTACTAATATAGTAATTAGTTattgttttataaatttttttaaatcataGTTAATATTCATTTTAGAATTATactaattgaattatattatattatatgataaataattagcttttaaaaaataaaaatatacataaaataatcggtatataaaaataatacctTGTTATATTACATGGAAACTGATTAATTTTGGCAATATTTTTCAAAGTtacctaaatatattttaaattatcaaCATTGctactaaaaataaaagaggagcGATATTACTGAATGAAATTTTTGGATTGAGTTGCGGACTAGATCGCCCTCTTTAAAATGTTTGTGGCACTGCCCAAGAATGTACAAGTAATCGAAATTTTTTCAGTCATCGTATACTGTATCTGGAACACCACTGCACTTTAGCGAATcgttgaatacactctcagaaTATGATATCACAGATGAAGTTTTCAGAGAAaactgtattttattttttcagtaTGTAAAAAATGTAATTCTCCtgtcaaaaataaaatggtaacaATTGTATTATATAGATATTAATGGATTGCACAAATAAAATGGGAAGAATAACGTTTTTCCAATCGTGGATGAGTTGTTAAACATGTCCTATAAAATTGAGACAATTAagtattcaattttaattaaatacatttctcaaataaataaaataaaaataaatattttattaaataaattttatgtaaaaaaaaaataaagtgtcacaCCACACCAACCAACCAGCTCAGATTGGATCGGATCAGTCGGATGAATGGCGTGTGTTAAGTGTTAACTCAGAATTTCATTACAATAAATGAGACATTTTTGTAACTTCGAATAATAACTTTTGGTTGAaactataaaatattaataaataataacaaattGGCTGACATGATATATTTACGTAGTTTTGTAATTAAATTAACATTGTGCACGagttaatgttatttttgaatttttttgtatTACAGAAGTACAATACTTAAGAAATGTAAgtaataaaagatggatttcTTGTAGGGTGATTGTAATattccaaaaaaataattatgaataattaggACTTATTATGTAAATATGGATTAATTAGGGTGCAATGAGGAGGATTATGATTCTATTAATTTAATTCAGCGTGAATTATGAAATTTTACCATAAGTAGATAAAGaagtgtaatttattaattactgaGATTTATTTAGAATATAAGGGCATAATGTGAGTTATttatggaataaaaatatttttaagtttgacGACCTTAGAGACTCGATCAGAGGCCAAAAATGACACAATGGATttagttagtaattttaatgaGATTATTAAGGtaagttgattttaaaattACTGGGGTACTTGGGATCGACCAAATACCTTAGGGTTAGAAATTTTTTAGTTGCTAAGAAATGTTGAaataatcatttttttaattaattaattgttttattattattctttatttcttttttgacTTCTCTCTGTCAAAAATTAGTTCCACAAGCCTTTAGTAGCAGCTAGGAGTAAGCTAGCTTGAAGAGGAAACCTAAGGTAAGGGTTTAGTATTTTTCTTCCATGAAAgctttgggtttgaatgttgaCTTTGCTTTCTATAGTTGTTGGAGGTTTGGTAACactttgtttttgtttctgaGTTAGTTTAGAAGTATTTTTATCCTTATTTAATAGATTTGCTTGTTGTGGGAGGTGAGAGTCAAGTTAGAGTTTTTAAGCTTAGAGCTTGATCTCTCTTGGCAACATTTGCTTAAGGGCGTGATTTAAATTCTTGTCACGTAGAGATTGTTATATGGATGTTATATGATTGTTCTGTAAAGTTTGGAATCAATTAGTTAAGTTTTGGTAAGGTTTTGAGAAGTTGAAACTTGGGGTTTCACGTTTCCTATAAAAAACAACATGCCATTTTTCGGAAAAACTGCCTACTATTTTCCCTGCTAGGAAATCCCAAAAACGGCTTGTTGTTTTATAAATGGCTTACCTTTTTGGTGATGTTTAGAACACTTGTTTTTCATGTTTTCTCAATGTTTTGGGGTATTGGTACCCTtgtatcgataggaaaacttatATTGATGAATTAATGAAGTGATTAATTGATCTtttcgttgttgtgacatagggcctgAGATCGTTGATCTTTCTCCATTCAGGTCAGCCGACACACCTGAATCAAAACCCGAGGTAAGATAATTATATGTGTACCACATAGCATGTCAATATACGATCATGATCGTTTGTGAATCACTTGGTTATGAAAGCAAAAAGACGGTCATTACCGTTATGAAACCTATTTGTTGATTATCTTAGGAGATAACGATAATGACATTTGAACTTCAATCattgttaggtttcttacttgtcagttatctaatgagataacgACAGTGACATTTAGATTGAAACCATTGTTAAGTTTTCTACTTGTCAGTTATCTCATGAGATAACGACGATAACATTTGAACTGAAACCATTGTTAGGTTTCTTATTTGTCGGTTGTCTCATGAGATAATAGACATAGCAGAAGGAATATCTTAAAATTGTTGTACGTTGCTActgaaaataaaagaggaacAATATTACAGAATAAAATTTCTAGGTTGAGTCGCAGACTAggtcgctctctttaagacgtttATAGCACCGTCCAGGATTGTGTAAGCAGCTGAAATTTTGTCGATcgtccccaggataaaacaACCCAATCATCGTACACCCTCAAAATATGATATCACAGATGGAGTTTTTAAAGACAactgtattttatttttcgatatgaaaaatatgtaattctcttctttttttgtcGAAAATTCACTTATTTTGTAAAAAGTTTCAACAACAACTTCAAGAGCCAAAGACACAAGCAACAACCTCATCCAAAAATGGCAACCTTTTCCTTTCGACCCAAACGATTTCAGCAGCAAGACTTCTAGCTACAACCGCAATCATCATATAGTTCTTcctcacaacaacaacaacattaaaattaaattttatccaATCCTTATTGAGGGGGCAACATGTAGTGGTACAAAATAATTTGGAAATACTCTGCAAAAGGGGTAGAGATCAAGTTAATGAGATTAGGTAAATTGGAACTAATATGGGGAACTCAAgttagttaatcaattaaatcTTATGTATGTTTACTCTCCCTAGATAGTgaagtttttgagaaaataatattaataaaaataggttggaaaatgaatgaaaatttgattttcttgtggatatttttgtacataaataaatttagagTATGGGGAAGaggaatagaattttggattTTTATGATAATTTAATTTGGAGAGGGATATGGGAGTAAACATAAGGTGGACCACTCAATGAATAACTAAATAAAGTAATATTTGCATTTATGCCCTTGttgtatttttaatataaattgcaTACAAAActgaagtatttttgtaaattccTTTTGTTATATATGCTCCTATATTCCAAAAAGAAGTAATAATGTAATAGTGGCATGTTCAATTCAAATCCCTAGTTCtctcaaaaagaaaaattcaaatccCCAGTTTAAAGAGAAAATCAAAAAGTATGAAGAGGAAGAGCTTTATGTACAATGGTTGTATGGCTAGGAAGCTATAAAGAAAAGCTTTCATGAGTGAGCCAAAACTAAACCTCCTCGTGAAGTCCCCATCAAAAGCTttaccttttttctttttctttttttattgaaGAAGACATGCATAAATAACTTAATGGggtaaataaaaattgttaaatttTCAAACTTTAAGTAATGTTTATTAACAATGAAATTTCATATCATTCCCTTCAATAAATAAGAAACATAAGAGGTTAGAGTTCTTTCCACTAACAAATTAACAATCAAGAATAACAAATCCCACcttataaagtaaaaaaaaaaaactctacaaGCCATGAAAGAGTTATTTTAACAAATTACAAAAACAACATGAAACACATTCTGAAACCAtgacccttttttttttcacaagtTAGATCCCATATAAAATGTTGTCGTTTTCCCCCctgttactattttttttctgttCACTTTACCCCCAAGAACCAAACTTGTACCAAAattttctctctgtttttttcttctttttttttgtggTTTTGTTTTAAGCAGCTCGAATTCTATCCAACCAGTCAACACTCTTCCTTCCTTTTTCTAACTGTTGGTCAACACTTCTCCTAGATTTCTCATGGTACTCTACACTCCTTCTTGACCTCTCCATCTGATCAAATGAGAGTCTATATTTTTCTAGCTTGTCAATGCTGCTAAACTTGTATTCATTCAATTTTAGCTTGTCGGGAAGCCTGTCCACACTCTTTCTCGGTTTCTCCCTCCGGTCAGTACTCTTCCTTGGAGCCTCATAACAGTCAGTACTCCGTCTGGAATGTTCGACACCACGATCTGTGCTTCTTCTTGAAGTAAACCGCCGTGAAGGAGATTTCTCTACTGTTGATATGAACTTCTTGAGATGCCTTAAATATTCTGGATAGAGTTCCAAATCACAGTGGTTTCCTCCTTTGAGCCATAGTGGTTCATATTTCTCTTGACAGAGTTCCCAGAGTTGCTTTCCGTGAGAACAATCAACAACTTCATCCGCTGTTCCCTGCAAAATGATATCGAAAAGAAGCTCACAGGTATAAGATAGTGTACAAAATGGGCAAGTTTGGAATGTAACTTATAAAATTGAGAGAACCGAGTTAAAAGGAAAGCACAACATAGTATGGACATTCGATGTTAATGGTGGGCGTCTTAAAATCATGAATGTAAAATCATAATGTAAAAGTAAGCCGACCGCCATaacatttttatgaaaaatctaTTATGCAACACAATAAGGAAATATGGTAGAGAATCAAACTACAAATACTTACATGTATTACGAGTACAGGACACTTGACCAGAGGGATTTTGTCAATGTTCTGCATATCCACAAAAACCAGGTTTCAGATACAAACCGCATAAGAGCTAAATGCTACTGAATGAAATCTACCAAAGAATAAGATTTTGACCTTATAGATATCAAACCAATAAGTGCGCTTCACAGGATACATGACTCTTAAACCTGAGAGAATGGGACTGTGCAGAACCGCAGCTCTTAGTCGAGGCAAACGAGAAGCAAGATCTACTGTAGGTCCACTTCCAACAGATTGACCATACAGGACTATGTCTTCTTGCTTAGCACCATAAGTCTCTTCAAGACACTTGTATGCAGCTTCAATATCTGCATAAGTATTCTGCTCACTTGGCTGCAGAAAGGAATATACATCTACCTTAGCAATCggttaaatatcaataaaaaagACTACAACAATAAGACTATTGTTCTTGCAGCAATTACCTTTCCTGATGACTGCCCATATCCAGAGTAATcatatctgcataaatttaagtGAGGAGAATAAGAATTGCATTCCTGTTTGTTTCTTagtcaaaatatttacaagtacaTTTCTTCGGTGCTACTGGCAAAGATTTGAAATAAGGAGCCCACATAGTTACAATTAAGCATAGAGCATTCCAAATTCGACACTTTCAACACTGCATTATCAGTTTTTGCCTTACAATAAGCAATAAAAATTCTGAAAGCAAAGCTAGCATCCTCTGTTGGAAGGCCTTGCCCGTGTTAACATGagatttattaacttgataCTAACTGTTGGATCTGATTTCCTATAAGAGTTTATGAGGGCTTTCATAATCAGCAACATGATTTAAATTTAGAGCCTTATTATCTTTTACCGTTTTGGAGATCAGCGACCCCATTTGACGCATGGTTAAATTGTGCAAGGTTCTCATTGAGACGATGAATATTTGAGCGAATTATACAAATCATGAGAAGGAAGTTCATAAATTTGTTTTGCTCCATACTTGGTACATTCTTATGTTAAAAGGGACTTAAAACTCATCCACAATACGAAAAGTTTGTCTTTACCTCTTACAAAGGCAACTCTACCTAAGAACTCAACTAACTTTCTGCCTCTTGCAATCTACCAGCTCCAACCATCTAAATTTAAGTTCACTTTTCATCTGTATTCTTTTGAAGCTTTGCTCTGCCCATTAAAGCTAAGATCTCAAAGTTGAAAACAGAAGACAACCAATACACGTCTAAATCATACCTGTATCTCACATTAGTGTCTAATTACCCAACTTTGTTAAATCAGTTGATCCAGTTAGTGTAACTAGCGGATTAAAAGGGTTCATCAGAAATTTCCAACCTTTATCACTTCCCAAAATTGAAAAACCAAAAAGATCTATACAAATAACATCAAATGATTCAAATTATGTGATGAAAACGTGGTAGATCTACAGAAAATCCAAAAATGGGGAGGCACTTCATTTAGCTAAAATCAACAATTTAGAAACTTCTGGATATTATGAAACAACCCAAATAATcatcaaatgaaaaaaagaaaacattaaAACCAGCCAAAAGTTGCATTTTGAAAATTCTGATTCCCAGAACCCAGTAACTTAAGCTCAAAAGTATTCCTTCAAACGCAAGATTTCCTTATAAATACCAGAATGGTAATGTTAATTTAACAAAATTTCATTTAAAAACACTCCAAAAAACGATGAATTACATCTCAACACACACAATTCTATGTTTAGAAACAAAATCATCAGGAAAAAAAAGTAAGATAGGaattaagagagaaagagaaagaggtggatataAATTGAAGTTACCCCAAAATATTGATACGCAAGTGGATACTGAGCTCGACGAAGAGCTCATACATTTGACCAATATCAGCAGCGTTGCCATGAGAGTAAAGAAGCGTGGAAGTGGCCATTGGATAACGAATATAAACAGCCACGATCTCCGTTCCCCGGCGAGTTGGAAGCTTCAAAACGTCAACGTTTTCACGGTGTGGAAAAGGGTCTAAGAGCAAAAGTCCAGTAGTTCCATCTGTAATTACCTTATAGGATGGCGGGTTTGGTGGAAAGAAAGCGAATTTTGCAGCCATGGATGAAGTAACACCAcccatctttctctctcttattTCTCTCTCTATAAATCTTTTGGGGTTGGAGAATCAAAGGAGCTCAATAGATAACATTCCTCCTTATTGTCTTTACTAAActaaaaactctctcttttctcttcactctatggagaagaagaagaagaagagtatctTTGCTTGGAGTTAAAAATGGGGAactaagaaaagagaaaagagaaagaaccCTCCTTTATTGTAATCCAtaagtttctttttctttttaatattccaaaattattattttttaaataaatgaataaataaggggccaataaataaatataaataaaatatttcttcTTTTCTAGTGGGCGAATGATATCCTGCCCACTTAAACAGTTTGCCCTTATAGACCATTGTCAGCTCACGTGTTGTATTATTGTCctacaatttttctttttttttttttcaattttttgcaATATAGTCCTCAAACTTTTCATTATTCTATATTTTATCTAAGCTTCTAGTATTAATAATCTTTTATTAGATACTTTACAAGTACATGTACACAACAGTATATCCATGTTATTAAAGATGGTTAGTTAGGACTTAGGAGGAGAGCATGTGATCTTAGAAAATGAATTTACAATACATTAGTAGCTGGGGGCATATTTGCAATGAAGTGAAAATTTAAGGGTATTAGGGAAACTCCAATTTTGTTTTGTAATAGTTACACACTCTGTTACAGGTTGTCCCATTTTGCTACTCGTGTCTCTATGTCTCTCATGACTCCCAAAGCCAAGGCCTTCGACAATTTATAAAGACAATTTTGTCCTCAGCTTGTCTTGTAACAAGAAAAAGAATTTCTTttaattagtttatatataGAAAGTGTgagattaattaaatgcaaaagATAAAATTTGTCGAAATAAGATTGAAAGGAACTGATCAACCAATGATATTGTTGTCTTTAAATACTACTAGCTGATAGAGATAGAGATCCAAATCGAATATTAATGTTATGATCACCAGCCACACGATTAACAAGATCAAACGGTGAAGACTGAATGATGTACTTCATGATAAATGAGACCCCTTTTCAATAAACAATATTGGTTGCAAAATCAGTCCCTCTTCAATGTGTGTATAGAGATATTGTGAGTGAAAAATCAGAGCCAAAGTTTGCAAAAAAGACctctaatgaaaaaaaaaacaaagtaaaaAGTGAATAAGAGAATCTATTAGTGAGAGTTATTCTTCCAATGCATGGTTGTTGTGATTATGAACTGTGGATCATGTGAGTGAAAGGTTTTTATTAGAGAAAAGGACTACGAATTAACATATTCTATGGGTTGTAGTTGTACTTTAATTTTGtacataaatgaaaatatattttaagattattgaagagaaaaaatatTGTGAAAAACTTAGGTATAGAGATAAAAAGTGAAGATTAAATAGGCCTAGTTATTGTGCATTAAATGGTAACAAAAATATGAAGAGGATGCCATTAGTGCATAATTAATACATAATTAGCTTGTGAATATTTTAGATGAACCAAAAAAGgggtgtaatttttttaaaaggaaaaCAAAATATTGTTATTAGGTATAAGTAGTGTCTTAGTCCAATATTTAGCACCACTTAAAGGTAACATCTTGTAAAGTTGTAAtaattagtaatattttataatatttattaaattaaattatataaaactcaTACATAAATTGTGATATAACACTTAAGTGCGGGTAATTTTTagcatttttatatatttataggacaAAATATAAGTGTTGTAGCTTAAAAAAATCCCTCAAATTAGGGGGCTAGAGCCAGTAGTTAGTGGGTTACAAGTTGGGTTAAGTACTATCCATATTAGAatactttttaatatataatagaagaaaaagaaaaaaagataagggttaaaaatttaatatgatGGGATTTGTGTGGAATGTGAAAGCCTAGAGCACACCACCACATGTACACACACATACATATAATACACCTGCTCATAAGAATGTGAGGAGTGTTGTTGGTGATGTTCAAGACAATTCTCTTGAGAAAGTGACTCTCTCCACATGACTTCCTTTGGCCCCTTCCCCTTGTTCcttatacacatacacatatccTTTCTTCATCTTCTAATACCATTTTAGATTCTGTGTTTGGTAAAAATTATCAATTggaccatctgttttgttaaatgataaaatagaccatatattttcgaaaatagtaaaaatatgaccctaagcttaatttttaacaatttttttaatataataaacttGAATGCAATTcttaacacgaacagatacaaaaaatgtaaacagttttgtcataacacttttaaattagattattattaaattttagtttgacaaaaaatcaggatcttatttgtactattttgaaaaatatagggtttattttgtcatttaacaaaacagaaagttcaattaataatttttattaaacacatgatccaaaatagtatttattttttttccacttctatttttatttttccacaCTATTGACTCTCCAATATAGCCATGTCCCAATGGTCTTCCTTCCCCAAAAAAGTGGGCAAAATCCACATTTCAATGCCtttgattattttttcttcctttcataatcataatttaaacaaaataataataataataataaggtggGGCTGAACTTAAGATCATCCTCATATTATCTAGcagttttaaattttatttatgtcaTTTAACACCTATCTAAATATGCTTTGAAGTATAATAAGTTTGTCCTATAATTACATATTGTAATTTTAAAACAGCTCGACTAGTCGGtaaataaatttcaaccaaTAAATATAGCTATTGGTCAAAGTTGGAAGTTTACAATACACactggtaaaaaaaaattatagatatAGTAAAAACTTGGCCCCAAAAATACCACCCACCTAATTTTCTCCAATGTTCAGCACAtacaaataaaatatgtatataaactaGGAAGAGTTACACACCTTTTAAAAAAAGTGTTATTTCATACACATATTTACGGctacattatttaaaaatatttatcaaattTACAAACCAACAATAAATCAAGCAACTTTCattcaaaagaagaaaaaaaaaattaacccaaAATTAGTCATAATTCAGCATTAATAGTACTTCTAAATTTTAGAATAGAGCATGGACACTCATAGTATCTAGCACCACAATAAAATGTCCCTTTATAAtaagttagcaattttttataatgtttattaaagtaaaacaaATAGGACTTAATATTGAGTTAAATCAATAGCGACTACTCACAAGAGTACTAAGCACCATGAGTGacctttaacatttctctttcGGGATATGTTAGGCTAAATCTAAAccctttaatatttaattaataaataaaaatttagattGGGAGGATGAATAGGATTAAACTGGACTTTTCTTTAGCatgtatttaataatataacataGAATATTAATTTACCACTAAACTAATTTGTTCGTTACATAATATTTTAGTTCATGTATATCATTGGCTAGATAAGAATTTCATCTTTGTTTCATAATTATTTATCATTTACCCATAAGCaaccaaaagaaagaaaaccatTACCATCCTATTATACAACACAAAATGTTAACCATTGAATTCTCTTCAAATCATTGCAATGAGTTAGTTTTTCAAGGGTTGGTATCAATTTGGCTGTTTTTTCTCAAGTCCTAAATGCTACAATTAAAGTAGTCACTTATGTATATCAAAGCAATACAACTCAGCTATTCACATTAATGTATCCAATACCCTAACTTCAACAATTAAAGGTTGTTAAACTGCAAAGAATGTGGAGGTCCCAAGCAAAAACATCCCATCAGTTTTTAAGAAAAAACAGTATTCATTTTGGCTAGGCATCTATCCACAGTCCAAAgttggttaaaaaaaataataaaaggttTTGCCAATAGAAGAAATAATGATCTGATTTAACCCCACTCATCATTACACAGCTATGGCAGTTGTAAAGAGAATGAAAGCAATTGACTTTACTTTGCTTCTCCAAACAATGACACAGAAGACAACAGTTGAAACAAACACAAAAAGTAGATACAACTCACAAATCTATGACTCATCATGTATCATTCATAGTCCTTTAGAATTCTGCAGCAAGAGTTAAAAAATGTCATGTATGGCACATAGAAAGAGATGATCATGATAGTACAGCGGTCAAAGTGACTTGTCAAACAATAGATCCCCTAATATCTCAGTTAGTGGAAGAAAAAGATTTTCTTTTTTCCTATATAGGAatcttttgaaaaaaattattggaaGTTTGGACTGGTTTGCTTTTGTTGCGTACGAAAATCAGTTGACATTTATAACTGCAGTGGGTGGAAATTGAATGTATAATGATACAGAGAGATTAAGAAGAGTACTTGTTTAGATGAATTTGATGTTTGCAGAAAAGGAGTACTGTTAGTAAGTGTAACAACCGACCATTAGAATCATTGCCATGCCAGATTCTATTTTCAACCATTTGAAGGTTCAGAAAACTATCTTATTCAACTCAGTTGTGAGCTACTGAGCTAAGCCTGAGACTCTTCTTTTAAAGGGGATTTAAGATTTGGCTCAAACGAATATTTGACAACTATAGAAGTGAGTGACAATGGGCCTCAACCCAATTAAGCCATTTAGAAATAAACCATGTGGTGCCCCCCCTATGTGTCTCTTGGTGAAAATGAAGCAAGTTCACACACAAATGGGTTATAATTTCGActgttaattaggatttttatctCCCGATGTA
Encoded here:
- the LOC115709128 gene encoding uncharacterized protein LOC115709128 → MGGVTSSMAAKFAFFPPNPPSYKVITDGTTGLLLLDPFPHRENVDVLKLPTRRGTEIVAVYIRYPMATSTLLYSHGNAADIGQMYELFVELSIHLRINILGYDYSGYGQSSGKPSEQNTYADIEAAYKCLEETYGAKQEDIVLYGQSVGSGPTVDLASRLPRLRAAVLHSPILSGLRVMYPVKRTYWFDIYKNIDKIPLVKCPVLVIHGTADEVVDCSHGKQLWELCQEKYEPLWLKGGNHCDLELYPEYLRHLKKFISTVEKSPSRRFTSRRSTDRGVEHSRRSTDCYEAPRKSTDRREKPRKSVDRLPDKLKLNEYKFSSIDKLEKYRLSFDQMERSRRSVEYHEKSRRSVDQQLEKGRKSVDWLDRIRAA